A region from the Salicibibacter cibarius genome encodes:
- a CDS encoding RNA-guided endonuclease InsQ/TnpB family protein, with product MLTDVGIHKFAVLSDGTNVENPKFLLKTEKKLKRAQKKLSRMKQGSNNWKKQLQNVQQLHIKVANQRRDFLHKRSYQLAKTYKFVFVEDLKIRNMVKNRHLAKSIHDAGWGAFCQKLEY from the coding sequence TTGCTGACTGATGTCGGGATTCATAAGTTTGCCGTGCTATCGGATGGAACCAACGTCGAGAATCCGAAATTCCTTTTGAAAACAGAAAAGAAATTGAAACGAGCACAAAAGAAACTTTCCCGCATGAAACAAGGCTCAAATAACTGGAAGAAACAGCTTCAAAACGTGCAGCAACTGCACATAAAAGTGGCCAACCAACGGCGTGATTTTCTCCATAAGCGAAGTTATCAGCTTGCGAAAACGTATAAATTCGTTTTTGTTGAAGACTTAAAGATTCGAAATATGGTGAAAAACCGCCATTTGGCAAAGTCGATTCATGACGCTGGTTGGGGTGCTTTTTGTCAAAAGCTTGAATATTAA